One Glycine max cultivar Williams 82 chromosome 6, Glycine_max_v4.0, whole genome shotgun sequence DNA segment encodes these proteins:
- the LOC102668601 gene encoding uncharacterized protein: protein MGSFSQGNWCWGIKWRRNLFDYEQHIVVAFMEAITDIQIQLHMQDIIKYILRSFELASGLKINFAKSSFGAIGKSDQWWKEAAEYLNCRILSLPFMYLGIPIGDNPRRNEFWDPILQKVPSKIIVKMEAIQRRFFWGGGQDQRKIAWVDWKTICLPKDKGGLDIKDLRTFNSALLGKWRWELFHNQEELWAKVICSKYDGRRAVENGITGSHDSIWWKDLISVHKQQQNRAILRETSWKVGGRQKFRFWEDPWTADEVPLMVKFPRLYQISRQQNQLINQVGSVTNQGWE, encoded by the exons ATGGGAAGCTTCTCTCAAGGCAATTGGTGTTGGGGCATAAAGTGGAGAAGGAATCTATTTGATTATGAGCAACATATAGTTGTGGCATTTATGGAAGCAATTACTGATATACAAATCCAGCTTCATATGCAGGATATTATAAAGTACATATTGAGAAGTTTTGAACTTGCATCCGGATTAAAGATCAACTTTGCAAAGAGTAGTTTCGGAGCAATAGGAAAATCTGATCAATGGTGGAAAGAAGCGGCTGAGTATCTCAATTGCAGAATTTTGTCCTTGCCGTTCATGTATCTTGGTATCCCCATTGGGGATAACCCAAGACGTAATGAGTTTTGGGATCCTATACTCCAAAA ggtaCCTTCAAAAATAATAGTCAAAATGGAAGCCATTCAACGAAGATTTTTCTGGGGAGGAGGGCAGGATCAGAGGAAGATTGCATGGGTAGATTGGAAGACCATTTGCCTACCAAAAGACAAAGGTGGACTGGACATTAAAGACCTAAGGACCTTCAATTCAGCTTTGTTGGGGAAGTGGCGCTGGGAACTCTTTCATAATCAGGAGGAACTTTGGGCCAAGGTGATTTGCTCGAAATATGATGGGCGGAGGGCAGTGGAGAATGGAATAACAGGCAGTCATGACTCAATATGGTGGAAAGATCTAATTTCAGTTCACAAGCAGCAGCAGAACAGAGCAATTTTAAGGGAGACTTCATGGAAGGTGGGCGGTAGGCAGAAGTTTAGGTTTTGGGAAGATCCTTGGACAGCTGATGAAGTGCCTTTAATGGTTAAATTCCCTAGGTTATATCAGATTTCACGCCAACAAAATCAATTGATTAACCAGGTGGGGAGTGTCACAAATCAGGGTTGGGAATAG
- the LOC102668483 gene encoding uncharacterized protein yields the protein MGRNNGGPSEFRIFGAMETQNPSQGGSVCMETNQKQSTNKEKSQQEAVQVNDMLCPFCKNKEEDAAHLFFTCNSILPLWWESMPWDNLSSAMPQHPRDHYLQHGHNAAEGKKSTRWKCWWIALTSTIWKHRNKIVFQNANFDGSKLMDDAVFLIWSWIKTMEKDFVMHFNHWSSNLKEGFSS from the coding sequence ATGGGGAGAAACAATGGGGGCCCATCAGAATTTAGAATTTTCGGAGCTATGGAAACTCAAAATCCCAGCCAAGGCGGCAGTGTTTGCATGGAGACTAATCAGAAACAGTCTACCAACAAGGAAAAATCTCAGCAGGAGGCAGTGCAGGTAAATGACATGCTCTGTcctttttgcaaaaataaagAGGAAGATGCTGCTCATTTATTCTTCACCTGCAACAGCATCCTCCCTCTATGGTGGGAGTCAATGCCATGGGATAATTTATCATCAGCAATGCCACAGCATCCCAGGGATCATTACCTTCAACATGGACATAATGCTGCTGAAGGGAAAAAGTCCACAAGATGGAAATGTTGGTGGATTGCCTTGACATCCACAATATGGAAGCACAGAAACAAAATTGTCTTCCAAAATGCTAATTTCGATGGAAGCAAGTTGATGGATGATGCGGTTTTCCTCATCTGGTCGTGGATCAAAACAATGGAGAAGGATTTTGTAATGCATTTTAATCATTGGTCATCTAATCTCAAGGAGGGGTTTAGTAGTTAG